A section of the Paracoccaceae bacterium genome encodes:
- a CDS encoding DoxX family membrane protein, which translates to MSDPIRLYGLLAIKIVVALAFLSAGIAKLMGVELMVQTFAAIGWGQWFRYFTAVIEVIGAALLFIPGWQARGALILICTMIGAVIAHLVVLGPSAIPALVLGVLASVVFYAHKDQILKTPL; encoded by the coding sequence ATGTCCGACCCGATCCGCCTCTATGGCCTGCTTGCCATAAAGATCGTTGTTGCGCTGGCATTCCTAAGCGCCGGAATTGCCAAGCTGATGGGCGTCGAGCTTATGGTCCAGACCTTTGCGGCCATCGGCTGGGGCCAATGGTTCCGCTACTTCACGGCGGTGATCGAGGTTATCGGCGCAGCCCTGCTGTTCATTCCGGGTTGGCAGGCGCGCGGTGCTCTGATCCTGATCTGCACCATGATCGGCGCGGTCATTGCACATCTGGTTGTGTTGGGGCCATCGGCCATCCCGGCGCTGGTGCTGGGCGTTTTGGCGTCGGTGGTGTTTTATGCCCATAAAGACCAGATCCTCAAAACACCGCTCTAA